A region of Kribbella sp. NBC_01245 DNA encodes the following proteins:
- a CDS encoding carbohydrate ABC transporter permease: MSTHALSRTNRPRSGRSKWGFLAWALTLLFFAPVGWMFLTSLHSEADAATNPPSLTAPWTFEHYGTLLERGLAAPMINSAMAGIISTILVLLFAIPAAYALSIRPVAKWTDVMFFFLSTKFLPLIAGLLPIYLIVKEIGMLDNVWTLIVLYTAMNLPIAVWMMQSFLAEVPKEVIEAAQVDGAGLTSILVRVVGPIAVPGIAATSLICFIFSWNEFMLAVNLTAVRASTAPVFLVGFITNEGLFLARLCAAAVLVSLPVLIAGFAAQDKLVRGMSLGAVK; the protein is encoded by the coding sequence ATGAGCACGCACGCGTTGTCCCGTACCAACAGGCCGCGCAGTGGTAGGTCCAAGTGGGGATTCCTCGCCTGGGCGCTGACGCTGCTGTTCTTCGCGCCCGTCGGCTGGATGTTCCTCACCTCGTTGCACAGTGAGGCGGACGCCGCGACGAACCCGCCGAGTCTCACCGCGCCCTGGACGTTCGAGCACTACGGCACCCTGCTGGAGCGGGGACTGGCCGCGCCGATGATCAACTCGGCGATGGCCGGCATCATCTCGACGATCCTGGTGCTGCTGTTCGCGATTCCGGCGGCGTACGCGCTGTCGATCCGGCCGGTGGCCAAGTGGACCGACGTGATGTTCTTCTTCCTGTCCACGAAGTTCCTGCCGCTGATCGCGGGGCTGCTGCCGATCTACCTGATCGTCAAGGAGATCGGCATGCTCGACAACGTCTGGACGCTGATCGTGCTCTACACGGCGATGAACCTGCCGATCGCGGTCTGGATGATGCAGTCCTTCCTGGCCGAGGTGCCGAAGGAGGTGATCGAGGCGGCGCAGGTGGATGGCGCCGGGCTGACCTCGATCCTGGTCCGTGTGGTCGGCCCGATCGCCGTACCGGGCATCGCCGCCACCTCGCTGATCTGCTTCATCTTCAGCTGGAACGAGTTCATGCTCGCGGTCAACCTCACCGCGGTCCGGGCCAGCACCGCGCCCGTCTTCCTGGTCGGGTTCATCACCAACGAGGGTCTGTTCCTCGCCCGGCTCTGCGCGGCGGCCGTGCTGGTCTCGCTGCCCGTGCTGATCGCCGGTTTCGCCGCCCAGGACAAGCTGGTCCGGGGCATGTCCCTGGGAGCAGTGAAGTGA
- a CDS encoding zinc-dependent alcohol dehydrogenase family protein — protein MKAAMITGIDRIELTTIPDPTPRPRDVVIQVVATGICGTDLHILEGEFAPSLPVVPGHEFAGRVVEIGADVTEVAVGDAVAVDPSLYCFECYYCQRGQANLCERWNAIGITEPGGAAEFARAPVGNCFKLPDGLDVATAALVEPLACAVRGFDVLPLKLGTNYLIYGAGTMGLMMMELAKRAGAIDVSVVDLNPARLETARLLGCTAAVTSSAEVERARGWDVVIDCTGVPAAIEDGLRQVGRGGTFLQFGVSGEHALASFEPFKVYNREITITGSMAILNSFERARDLFVAGAIRPDVMISESFALDEYADAVKQFRAGVGRKLIITPN, from the coding sequence GTGAAGGCAGCCATGATCACCGGGATCGACCGGATCGAGCTCACCACGATCCCCGATCCCACGCCGCGCCCGCGGGACGTGGTCATCCAGGTGGTCGCGACCGGGATCTGCGGCACGGACCTGCACATCCTGGAAGGCGAGTTCGCGCCATCGCTGCCCGTCGTACCGGGGCATGAATTCGCCGGCCGGGTGGTGGAGATCGGCGCGGACGTCACCGAGGTGGCCGTCGGCGATGCCGTGGCGGTGGACCCGTCGCTGTACTGCTTCGAGTGCTACTACTGCCAGCGCGGCCAGGCCAACCTTTGCGAACGGTGGAACGCGATCGGCATCACCGAGCCCGGTGGCGCCGCCGAGTTCGCCCGCGCGCCCGTCGGGAACTGCTTCAAGCTTCCCGACGGGCTGGACGTCGCGACCGCGGCCCTGGTCGAGCCGCTCGCGTGCGCGGTGCGCGGCTTCGACGTACTGCCGTTGAAGCTCGGGACCAACTACCTGATCTACGGCGCCGGGACGATGGGCCTGATGATGATGGAACTGGCCAAACGGGCGGGCGCCATCGACGTCAGCGTGGTCGACCTCAATCCCGCACGGCTCGAGACGGCCCGGCTGCTCGGTTGTACGGCGGCCGTGACGAGCTCGGCCGAAGTGGAGCGGGCGCGCGGGTGGGACGTGGTGATCGACTGCACGGGGGTGCCGGCGGCGATCGAGGACGGCTTGCGGCAGGTGGGGCGCGGCGGCACGTTCCTGCAGTTCGGCGTATCCGGCGAGCATGCCTTGGCCAGCTTCGAACCGTTCAAGGTCTACAACCGGGAGATCACGATCACCGGGTCGATGGCGATCCTGAACAGCTTCGAACGCGCCCGCGACCTCTTCGTCGCCGGCGCGATCCGGCCCGACGTGATGATCAGCGAGTCCTTCGCGCTCGACGAGTATGCCGACGCGGTCAAGCAATTCCGCGCCGGCGTCGGCCGCAAACTCATCATCACGCCTAACTGA
- a CDS encoding Type 1 glutamine amidotransferase-like domain-containing protein yields the protein MRLLLTSSGIKNSSIRDALVDLLGKPIAESNALFIPTAIYPFPGGQGGAWQAISGKAPSPLAGLGWKSLGILELSVLPSIEKAAWVPTVRDADALLFWGGDPLFLANWMRRSGLTDLLPTLRSEAVYVGVSAGAMAASSTFVETYVEPPRGKDGPLKSEDVVFTTPQGDVDRILVTGQGAGLVDFAIIPHLDHLDHLDASLENAEKWAARNPAPTYAIDDQTAIKVSDGIVEVVSEGRWKLFTP from the coding sequence ATGAGACTTCTCCTCACCTCGAGCGGGATCAAGAACAGCAGCATCCGCGACGCGCTGGTCGACCTGCTGGGCAAACCGATCGCCGAGTCCAACGCCCTCTTCATCCCGACCGCCATCTACCCCTTTCCCGGCGGGCAAGGCGGGGCGTGGCAGGCGATCAGCGGCAAGGCTCCATCGCCGTTGGCTGGCTTGGGGTGGAAGTCGTTGGGGATCCTGGAGCTGTCGGTACTGCCGAGCATCGAGAAGGCTGCTTGGGTGCCAACGGTTCGGGACGCCGACGCACTGCTGTTCTGGGGCGGCGACCCCCTGTTTCTCGCCAACTGGATGCGGCGCTCCGGTCTGACCGATCTCCTGCCGACACTGCGCTCAGAGGCGGTCTACGTGGGGGTGAGCGCCGGGGCTATGGCTGCTAGCTCCACTTTCGTCGAGACCTACGTCGAGCCGCCCCGCGGGAAAGACGGACCGCTGAAGTCGGAGGACGTTGTCTTCACCACGCCCCAGGGTGACGTCGACAGAATCCTGGTCACCGGGCAGGGAGCGGGCCTCGTTGACTTTGCGATCATCCCGCACCTGGACCACCTGGACCACCTCGACGCTTCCTTGGAGAACGCAGAGAAGTGGGCGGCACGGAATCCTGCGCCGACGTACGCGATCGACGACCAGACCGCCATCAAGGTGAGCGACGGCATCGTCGAAGTCGTCTCCGAGGGGCGCTGGAAGTTGTTCACTCCCTGA